In the Streptomyces sp. f51 genome, one interval contains:
- a CDS encoding Cof-type HAD-IIB family hydrolase — MTSTTGSTGSSPAAGPGAFPYRLVATDLDGTLLRSDGTVSPRTREALAAVTEAGAAHIVVTGRAVPWTRHILDELGYEGLAVCGQGAQVYDAGQHRLLTSVTLDRQLAGLALAKIEAEVGPLLLAASRDGLDGDVLVGPGYRRLEGSLPVVPLRDAADLWAAPLNKVYIQHPTLSDDELATTAEKVAGGLVGVTMAGAGIVELLPLGLSKATGLSLAARRLGVKAADTIAFGDMPNDLPMFAWAARSVAMANAHDDLKAIADEVTSSNEEDGIAVVLERLLTRS; from the coding sequence GTGACCAGCACCACCGGTTCGACGGGATCGTCTCCGGCCGCGGGGCCGGGGGCGTTCCCGTACAGGCTCGTCGCGACCGATCTCGACGGAACGCTGCTGCGTTCCGACGGGACGGTCTCGCCGCGCACCCGTGAGGCGCTCGCCGCGGTGACCGAGGCGGGCGCCGCCCACATCGTCGTCACCGGGCGCGCGGTGCCCTGGACCCGGCACATCCTCGACGAGCTCGGCTACGAAGGTCTCGCGGTCTGCGGTCAGGGCGCGCAGGTCTACGACGCGGGGCAGCACCGGCTGCTCACGTCGGTGACCCTGGACCGGCAGCTGGCCGGTCTGGCGCTCGCCAAGATCGAGGCCGAGGTGGGTCCGCTGCTGCTGGCCGCGAGCCGTGACGGGCTCGACGGCGATGTGCTGGTGGGCCCCGGCTACCGCCGGCTGGAGGGCTCGCTCCCGGTCGTCCCGCTCAGGGACGCGGCGGACCTCTGGGCCGCCCCGCTGAACAAGGTGTACATCCAGCACCCGACGCTCTCCGACGACGAGCTCGCGACCACGGCCGAGAAGGTCGCCGGCGGGCTCGTCGGGGTGACGATGGCGGGCGCGGGGATCGTGGAACTGCTCCCCCTCGGTCTCTCCAAGGCGACGGGGCTGTCCCTGGCGGCCCGGCGTCTGGGCGTCAAGGCGGCCGACACCATCGCGTTCGGCGACATGCCGAACGACCTCCCGATGTTCGCCTGGGCGGCCCGCTCGGTGGCCATGGCCAACGCCCACGACGACCTCAAGGCGATCGCGGACGAGGTGACGTCCTCGAACGAGGAGGACGGGATCGCGGTCGTGCTGGAGCGGTTGCTGACGCGCTCGTAG
- a CDS encoding ABC transporter permease, with translation MYDPTVARLTYRGLLGRRRALILGVLPVLLIVISLAVRSFSGADDQVASDLLGGFALATMVPIIGVIAGTGAIGPEIDDGSVVYLLAKPLKRPTIIFTKLIVAIAVTMAFSAVPTFVAGMILNGNGQQIAVAYTVAALVASIAYAAMFLLLGTVTRHAVVFGLVYALVWEALFGSLVSGARTLSVQQWALAVGHKVTGGDIVTSDVSLPTATVLLVVVTVLATWYAGQRLRSLTLAGEE, from the coding sequence ATGTACGACCCCACAGTCGCCCGGCTCACCTACCGGGGCCTGCTCGGCCGCCGCCGGGCCCTCATCCTCGGCGTCCTGCCCGTCCTGCTCATCGTGATCTCCCTGGCCGTCCGGAGCTTCTCCGGAGCCGACGACCAGGTGGCCTCGGACCTGCTCGGCGGGTTCGCGCTCGCCACCATGGTGCCGATCATCGGCGTGATCGCCGGCACGGGCGCGATCGGGCCCGAGATCGACGACGGCTCGGTGGTGTATCTGCTGGCCAAGCCCCTGAAGCGGCCCACGATCATCTTCACCAAGCTGATCGTCGCGATCGCCGTCACCATGGCCTTCTCGGCGGTGCCGACCTTCGTCGCGGGCATGATCCTGAACGGCAACGGCCAGCAGATCGCCGTCGCCTACACCGTGGCCGCCCTGGTCGCCTCGATCGCCTACGCCGCGATGTTCCTGCTCCTCGGGACCGTGACCCGGCACGCCGTCGTCTTCGGGCTCGTCTACGCGCTCGTCTGGGAGGCCCTGTTCGGGTCCCTGGTGTCCGGCGCGCGCACGCTCAGCGTCCAGCAGTGGGCGCTCGCCGTGGGCCACAAGGTGACCGGCGGCGACATCGTCACCTCGGACGTGAGCCTGCCGACGGCGACGGTCCTGCTGGTCGTGGTCACCGTCCTCGCCACCTGGTACGCGGGGCAGCGGCTGCGGTCGCTGACGCTGGCCGGCGAGGAGTGA